The following coding sequences are from one Humulus lupulus chromosome X, drHumLupu1.1, whole genome shotgun sequence window:
- the LOC133803260 gene encoding uncharacterized protein LOC133803260 has product MNSSPSSSLEDQLNLIEKLLVFEIQGRDKHGHKILRIIGKFFPARLVSSDALNKYLEDRVFPNLDDEKPFSMVYIHTDVNRTENFPGISTLRSIYEAIPAKVKDNLESVYFVHPGIQSRLFLATFGRFLFSGGLYQKLNYVIRLEFLWDYMKRSEIEVPEFVCEHDEELEYRPMMDYGIESDHPTAITMVDSPISMYSMRCIA; this is encoded by the exons ATGAAttcctctccttcttcttctctagaaGATCAGCTCAACCTCATCGAGAAACTTCTAGTGTTCGAGATCCAGGGCCGTGACAAACATGGCCACAAGATTCTTCGAATCATCGGAAAGTTCTTCCCTG CTCGACTTGTGAGCAGTGATGCTCTGAACAAGTATCTAGAAGACAGAGTTTTCCCAAACTTAGATGATGAGAAACCATTCTCAATGGTCTACATCCACACGGATGTTAACCGGACCGAAAACTTTCCCGGAATCTCAACTCTCCGATCGATCTACGAGGCTATTCCGGCTAAAGTTAAGGATAACCTAGAATCGGTTTATTTCGTTCATCCAGGGATACAGTCCAGGCTTTTCTTAGCCACCTTTGGTCGGTTCCTTTTCAGCGGAGG TTTGTACCAGAAGCTAAACTACGTGATCAGGTTGGAGTTTCTTTGGGATTATATGAAGAGGAGTGAGATTGAAGTGCCCGAATTCGTGTGCGAACACGACGAGGAGCTCGAGTACCGTCCGATGATGGATTATGGGATCGAGAGTGATCACCCCACTGCCATCACCATGGTTGATTCTCCTATCTCCATGTACTCCATGCGCTGCATCGCTTAG